GCATCTTGGCAAAACTACAGgctattagttaaaaataaatcaaaaactgAAAATGCCAGATCCAAAAATTAATCACTTGGAAGTAAGTTTACAGAATCTGAGCTGCCGTGTTCAACTTTTCGGCTAACCCGAGTTGAGTTCTAGCGATGCTCGATAAGTATAGTAACAGCAATTGATCCTGCATGAGAGGGCAAGAGTCGCAAGAATTAGAGTCAAACATCATTTCGAGACCATTAACAATGACTTTACCGGCATTGCACTGAAATTTGGAACTTGAACTTACCTGTAGGCTATCATTCATGAGTTTATCGAAAGCTGGGGGAGATAGTTTAGGTAAGGAAGCTACTGTTTCTGCTATAAATCTACCTATGTTGTTATCGGCTGGAACACGGCCTTCCTGAGAATGAAACAAAACCAACATTATATATAAGACAGCAGTTGAAAATAAGGTAATGAAGATGGAGAAATGTTTTACGTACCACAACATCATCAACGTATTTGTAGACATCGTCTATCAAAGCCAATAGCCTTCCCATTGTGACTTCCATTCCTTCCAAATCATTTGGAAGTTTGTCGACCGCTGTTTTCTTGAGAATGTCAACTGTTTTTacaatgaattaatttaattagattgtCAACACAAAATTGTTGATGTTACATTGCACCAAGATTACTCAACAAGTAACATATACACATTCCTCTTCACTGAACACACACTAGAGGGTAAAAGTACCTTAGAGGCCAATGTACTAAGAGTTATATTGCATTTTGCttcctttacataaaaaatggacaaattagtccctatacattaaatcaaaaaaataaacttgGTCATTTCTGTTGTTAAAAACAAGCATGGCTGACAAAATAACAAGACAATTACACGTGACGTGCCACGTGTACCTCATTCTGAGGTATATGGACCAATTTTTAACTGTAGAAatagatggaatttttaatacaatgacCAGGTTgctttttaatctaatgtatagggactacttttcctattttttgagtagaaagggtgaaatacaatctgactcctagtatAAGAGCCTCCATGATGCTTTTACCCACCCTAGAGTTGAAGAAATGTCTAACTTCTGGTACCGAGGCAATTTAGTTATCATTCTAAACAcccaaagagaaaaaaacaacatAATTCGAATCACCTGACTGATCTCAAACATTAGGCACTCCATTGCCAATTGCATCCACAAACATTCTTAAACATGCATTGAGCTAGGGGTGAAAATGTGCTCAAGTGAACATGCatgtgtttgtgttttgttAAGAGAAAGAGAGGACAATATATTAATGGAAATAAGGTTGTATATATAATATGGTTTGCGTATACATACATCCAACTCGCTCAGCTTCAACCATACATAGATCAAGAGGAATTTCTTGAAATTGAGCAGCAAGTTGTCGGTCTCCAAGAGCTAAATTGACAGAAACGAAAGCCTTTACGGTACCCTCTCCATTCCTAAACCCCGTATCCACCGTCAAATGAATAGGGTTAGGTACTTCTCTAGAATAAAAATCTTGGATCAATGCACTGCCCCCTGTGACTCCTAGCCCGGTAGAATACCTGCGAAGTTCGACAGAATCAAAGGCTAAGTTGGTACTAGGATGGAAATATGCATACTAGCATAAGATAGTCAATAAGTTCAACTGTGACAGTGTAAGATAGAACAGATAGAAGAGACGATTTTAATACTAGTATTACATTTGCACAAAACATAAAAGACTGATGAGCATCaacaactattaatttttacttttccaaGAGAAAACAATAAAACTCAGTAGAACTATGAGAATTACCATCCAACAATCACTTCTTTGGGATTCACTTTTTGGTGGGAGACTAACATATTATGATGGTATTCAATATCCAAAGCAACCTGCAGCCATACCAAACTGAAATTACCAAAAgcaattaaaaagaagaaaactcaACTGAGTTATGCCACTAAAAACACATAACCTTTAGTATTACTTAGGCTTTGTTTACCATTGAGGttgaaaagcacttttcaaCACAATCCTTGATTTTAAACTGAGATTTGAATCCAAGCCAAAAAAGACAACTTTTAGCTTTTGGCTTTCAGATAAGTGCTTTTCAATGAAGTTACCTTTTTATCCCCCATTAAATCTTCTACTTTACAATGTTATGTCTAAAATTGACAGTTTTatcttctcaaaagcactttttgacagcaatggtAAACATTATCAAAcatttcaaaagcacttttcaaccTAAATGGTAAACTAGCGCTTAAAAGACTTGAGAGTTAACATAACCATACCACATCACTAAGAAAAAGTGAGCAATGAATAACATGAATACAAACCAAACAAGCAGATTACCAAATGTAAAAGATTCTAACTTCATCAGTCAGCAAATGCTAAGACATAATAACTTAACACTTTGATTTCGGTACAAGACCCACCACTTTCAATCCACTAAACCCGAATTCATAACACCATAGAATGAAAACCTAGCTGgaaatttcaattttacaaagccttcatattatttatgaaattatttcaaTCCAAAGTAATTCATACTGCAATTGAAGCCTATCCTTGATCATTCatatttctaataatattaAGTATTAAGAAACAAATTCAATGTACAAAGaacaattaaaaagttaaatacaTTAAACTCTTATAATTCACTTAACAATACCTCAATATTTGCACCATCAATCTGTTGTTCTTTTCCTAAATTTCAGCATATTGTTCTAACAATAATACCTAATAATGAGATAAAACATCCACATTCACTCACAAGCTAAACAGATCTTAAgccaaattaatctaaaaaatatacaatttttcaACGGAAAAATTCAAGAGACCTGTTCAGCGGACTCCGTGTGAGGAACTGCATAGGAGTTACGGATATCGACGGTGCCATCAGGGAGGACGGAGCCCAGGAGCGTGCCGATGACGCGCTCGGCTTGGTCGGGACGCCTGACGTAGCAATCGCAGATGTTAAATATGACGAGAGGGTGAACTTTCGCTGACAGGCTCGCCGATGACGGTGAGTTAAACTGCAAAACGGTGCGATCGCCGGCCGCCATATTTTCTCTCCGATCTTCTACTTACGGTTTCAGTGGAAGATGAGCAAagaatttagggttttggattagaattttaatataatttgtatacCTTAGCCGAATTTTGGTCCCTTTTATATTGGCCAAATAATAGGCCTAATATTATCCATCTCAGCCCAATTATAACCCATTCTCCGGCCCAAatgttattgaaaatataagggTAAACTGCACCCAAGGtccactaaactattagta
This genomic window from Gossypium raimondii isolate GPD5lz chromosome 10, ASM2569854v1, whole genome shotgun sequence contains:
- the LOC105777008 gene encoding eukaryotic translation initiation factor 3 subunit F; translation: MAAGDRTVLQFNSPSSASLSAKVHPLVIFNICDCYVRRPDQAERVIGTLLGSVLPDGTVDIRNSYAVPHTESAEQVALDIEYHHNMLVSHQKVNPKEVIVGWYSTGLGVTGGSALIQDFYSREVPNPIHLTVDTGFRNGEGTVKAFVSVNLALGDRQLAAQFQEIPLDLCMVEAERVGFDILKKTAVDKLPNDLEGMEVTMGRLLALIDDVYKYVDDVVEGRVPADNNIGRFIAETVASLPKLSPPAFDKLMNDSLQDQLLLLYLSSIARTQLGLAEKLNTAAQIL